A stretch of DNA from Salvelinus sp. IW2-2015 linkage group LG20, ASM291031v2, whole genome shotgun sequence:
CATTtgtttcattcattgtttatttacTCTATTGTTcatatgatgtctgagtgctatCTACAGGTGGTTACAGGTGCTCCTTACATAATGGCAGAGGATGAAAAGGGGGGCTTAAGGAAAGAGAGCAGCTTGTATTTAAAGTGGACAAAGAGTGGCCTGGCTATGTACAGGTATGGGCTTTAGTGTTGTTTAAGTGGTATTTAGTATGAGAGGATGTTTTGTGAGAACATTCTCACCTTCAATTTACAGACATCAATGGTGGTCTGAAATGGTGAATCTTAGAGAGCTGAAAATGTTTCATCTGAAAACAGATGATTGACAACTTTTAAAGATATGAAAATAACTGAACTATTTTTTCCTTGGACAGTTCACAATGCGTGGACAATGCTTAGCATAATGTCATTACCTACTGTGGCACACCACAACGAGAGAACACCACTCTTTGTGCATCTAACCACCAGCTAACCAGAGAAAGGCAAATCTAACCACACCGATGACTTTACTCAGGACCATAAGATGCCATTATATTTAGAGGACAAAGTGCAAAGTGGTGACAGTGCTAAAGATACCACGGCTGAAAATATCTTGGGGTGAGTTACACGTCTGTCTTTGGCCTTTTGACCCAAGCCAGCCCATAGATTCAGATGCAGCAATGTGCATGGTAGGTATATGGATGCCTGGAAATGGCCTGCTATACAGATAGAGGGGGGAATGGCACAGTTTATTGGGCTGTGACTGGCTGCTTCTTAGGAGAAATCtctcacacatgcaaacacacgcacacatacactcacatatTGGGAGAATGCTGTCACACAAGTGTGTTCTTCTATGTCGCGACTAATAGAGTCCAGTTAAAGTAATCAGATTAGTCAGATGGGGTCCTGCTAAACTGAGCCGCTACCTGCAAGCCTCTTAGCAGCATGTGGGACAGGCTGACTGCACTGACACTGCAAGGTCACACTTAGGGATAAAGCCTCAAAAAGCTAGCAAAGCCCTTTAACTGTAGCAACCACAGAGAGCACCCAGGAGGTGCAACGAGAGAACATGCTCTTTTGACCCGTGGTCAAACTGTAATTTGGTCTTAATACAGCCCAGTAATAGCGCTGTAAAGTCAGATCATCTAGGGCAAACACACATCCATCCACATCACATGTAAACAAGTACAATTGTAACAAATATTGCAAAGTGACGTTGAAACATCTACCTGCCAAAGAGAAGACCCTTGGAATATATCACATATAACAATGCCTTTTGATTTATTGTCATGGACAGTTGTTTGAGGTATGTAATTCCATTGTTTCAATGTCTCACATTGTTACAATAGAAACACTTAAATATTCAATTCTGGAGGCAACTCTCTAAAATCAGAATAGAGTAGAAGGCTGATGACTGGTAGTAAGTAGTACACAATCCTTGAAAGGTGCACTATACTATTGGAGCATCTGTCTTGGACTgaattctctcttcttctttccttctccctAAGCTTTAAGTCAAAGTGGCCACCGGCAGACCTGTAGGAGGGAACATGAAAGCAGCTTAGGTACACAgcagacagccccccccccccccccctcctcctattGATTGGGTGACTACATCAAAGATCTTAGTGAAGTAAAAGGAGCTATTCTGGCTCCAGCATTAATCTGTAGGCTATATGGAGTTACTCGACTATGAATTAAGCAGGCTAAAAATAGATGTGCGTGTGTGAATGATATACTGACATGCAATGTTGGAGTAGAACTACAGGGCAAATGTTTAACTGTTAAAGGGTCACTATGAGGGTCTGAGGACCTACATTTATGTATAAGGCATCATTGTGACACATTCGGCATCTAAAGAcgcaggtagcttagcggttaagagcgttgggtcagtaaccgaaaggttactggtTTCGAATTCCCAATCTGACTAGGTGAaagatctgttgatgtgcccttgagcaaggcacttaaccctaattgctactgtaaattgctctggataagagtgtctgctaaatgactacaatgtttAAGAGTAGGCTGCTGAAACCAAGTGGGGCAGCCAGCTATCTCTGGTCTCGCTCCATAAATAAAGGCCTTATGAAACAAACTTAGATCTCATTGGAAAACGCCTGATTATTAATCTCAGTGACCTCTTTTCACCTGCAGATTACCTCCTGCTGCCAGACACACTACTGTGAACACACAGACACCTAACCCCTTCATACACACTATTATCATACCTTGCCACTGGGAAtatctctctcacgcacacaagAACAAAGACTTCTAGTAGTGTACTTACTGAAATAACAAGTGATGGGGTAAGTAGCATACTAAAGCAataagggggtgtggtatatggccaatataccatggctaagggctgttatgCACGACACAACGTGGAGTATATGGCCATATATCAcgaacccctgaggtgccttattgctattataaacttgttaccaatgtaattagaggagtaaaaataactgttttgtcatacccgtggttaCTCGTGGTATACGTTCTGATATGCCACGGCTGTcacccaatcagcattcagggctcgaaccaccctgtTTATAAAGTGGTTTGAACACCTTTCAGAAAAATCTGCATGGAAATGTATGAAATCCAAAAGCATTATCCAGTTATCTAGTACTGCAtatagtaaaatatatatatattttttatttcatcctaAAAAGTAGGCCTACTAATATTTTCCAGCAATAGTAACCCTGCTCTGTGTTCTATAAAGCCTTGAATTTACTCCAGATTAAATGTAGATGGCTTTAAGTCCCTAAACAGCAAATAATCCTGTGCTAAAAATAGTGGTGAAGTCCCTATAGTTCAGACATATAGGCTATTTAAAGTGCCACTGCCAGGTGCCAGTCATGTATGATTATGTTATAACATGACAGTATATAGTGTCAGAGGCCAAAATAATTATTGTTAGAACACTAGTCTGGAATGGAAGTTCCACCATCTGTGGATGCGAGAAATGGCCACCTGATTATAAACTGTCTGTGACATGATATGATTGCTGAACCCATTTGTCACATGCAGAGGTTGCTCTCTATTTTTAGCACATAATCAAGATGGCatcgacagagatggtcgcctcgcttcgagtccttagaaaactatgcagtatttagtttgttttatgtattatttcttacattgttacccgaGGAAatattaagtcttattacatacagccgcgAAGAACTATtcgatataagagcgacgtcaacttaccaacattacgaccaggaatacYactttcccgaagcagatcctctgtCTGGaccaccaccacccaggacaatggatctaattccagaagccgacccaaaacaacgacgccgcagaaggggcctcctggtcaggctccgtagacgtgcacatcgcccaccgctcccaaATACAaatatactactcgccaatgtccagtctcttgacaacaaggtagatgaaattcaagcaagggttgccttccaaagagacatcagaaattgtaacattctctgtttcacggaaacatggctctctcgggatatgttgtcggaatcagttcagccaccgggcttctccatgcatcgcgccgacagagataaactcctctctgggaagaggaagggcgagggtgtatgcttcatgattaacgactcatggtgtaatcataacaacatacatgaactcaagtccttctgctcacctgacctataattccttacaatcaaatgccggccatattacctGGTCATATtattctcgtcagttatcgtcacagctgtgtacattacccctcaagcagacaccaagacggccctcaaggaacttcactggactctatataaactggaaaccatatatcctgaggctgcatttattatagctggggattttcacaaagaaaatttgagaacaaggctacctaaattctatcagcatattgattacaCTATGCGCAGGGGTAATACACtcaatcactgctactctaacttccgtgatgcatacaaagtccccccccccctcctttcggcaaatccgaccacgacgccatctttcTCCTactgtcttataggcagaaactcaaacaggatgtaccagtgactagaaccattcaacgctggtctgaccaatcggaatccacgcttcaagattgttttgatcacgcgaactgggatatgttccggtcagcctcagagaacaacatcgatctatacgctgactagGTGAGTGAGGTTATAAAGAAgcgcattggagatgttgtacccactgtgactattaaaacctaccctaaccagaaaccatggatggatggcggcattcaagcaaaactgaaagtgcgaaccaccgcatttaaccttagaaagaggactgggaatatggctgaatataaacagtgtagttattaccTCCGTATGGCAATCAAACAggcgaaatgccagtacagggacaaagtggagtcgcaattcaacggctcagacactccctgtactccctgttcacccacgaccgcgtggccatgcacacatccaactcaaatcatcaagtttgcagacgacacaacagtagtgggcttgaatgccaacaacgacgagactgcctacagggaggaggtgagggcactcgttgttttcctgacaccacacgccctctcactcaacgtctacaaaacaaaggaaatgatcgtggacttcaggaaacagcagggggAGCACccaccctatccacattgaagggacagcaaTGGAGAAGGCAACTGCACAGCCcttaaccacaaggctctccagagggtggtgctgtctgcacaacgcatcacctggggcaaactacctgccctccatgacacctacagcatctgatgtcacaggaaggccaaaaagatcatcaaggacaacaaccacccgagccactgcctgttcacaccgctaccatccagtataggggcacaaggcgagacccaaatgcagacacaggaggcagctggttgagctccgatatttattatgacaaaaggggtaggcaaaaggcaggtcgggtacAGGCGAAACCAGGTAaccataaaccaggtcagagtccaaacggtacaagatgataggcaggctcgaggtcaggcagagtggtcaggcaggcaggcgggctcagagtcaggacaggcaaggttcaaaaccaggagggcgagaaaagagagactgggaaagcaggagctgagaaacaaaaacgctggttgacttgacaaacaagacaaactggcaaagagagacaggaaacacagggataaatacacagggggaaaataagcgacacctggagggggtggagacaagcacaaggacaggtgaaacagatcagggcgtgacatccagaaggcgaggtcagtacaggtgcatcaaagctggaacggagagactgaaaaacagcttcaatctcaaggccatcagactgctaaacagccatcactaacacagacaggctgctgcctacattgagacccaatcactggccacttaataaatggatcactattcactttaaacaatgccactttaaataatggcactttaataatgtttacatagcttacattactcatatcatatgtatatactgtactttaccaTCTAttacaccttgcctatgccgctcggccaccGCTcaaccatatatttatatgtacatatatttagatttgtgtgtattaggtagttgttgggaaactgttagtgcagtaatatctaacaagtaatctattggaactagaagcacaaaagcatttcgctacactcgcattaacatctgctaaccatgtgtatgtgaccaataaaatgtgatttgatttgatttgatgcgccgaatacaacaggtgtagacctgaccgtgaaatgcttacttacaagcccttaaccgacaatgcagttcaagaaatatagttaagaaaatatttactaaataaacaaaagtacaaaaaTTATatgaaaaagtaacacaagaaaattacataacaataacgaggctatatacagggggtactggtaccgagtcgatgagtgggggtacaggttagtctaggtaaattgtacatgtaggtaggggtaaagtgactatgcatagataatgaacagcgagtagcagcagtgtaaaaacaaaaggggggcTGGGGAttgggggggcaatgtaaatagtccaggtggctatttgattaattgttcagcagtattatgacttgggggtagaagctgttaaggagccttttggacctagacttggcgcttcggtaccgcttgccgtgcagtagcagagagaacagtctatgacttgggtgactggagtcttgacCATTTcttggaccttcctctgacaccatctagaatatacactactgttcaaaagtttggggtgacttagaaatgtccttgttttttaaataaaatcttttgtccgttaaaataacataaaattgatcagaaatacagtgcagacattgttaatgttgtaaatggtgttgaacgctgagctgtggtcaatgaacagcattctcacataggtgttccttttgtccaggtgggaaagggcagtgtggagtgcgattgagattgcgtcatctgtggatctgttggggcggtatgctaattggagtgggtctagggtttccggcatgatgatgttaatgtgagccatgatcactggccagtacggagaaataagtaaaaccacaagtccaaatccctatcttcatccatggctaatttaggaaagggccgattttagctagctaacaacYCAACATATTAgctaggacaacaacacaataagatgcaacaattcaaattgtttctgtcaatgacatattTCTCTTCATGCGATGTGATAGGAGTAAAGTCAAAtctaaactggcttcccttgagaCTTTTTTTGGTGTgcaaggaccattcacagctgagctcactcagtttagcttaacgctgattggctattctttcccttgcattcaatgttttggacggcaacaatgtcatactctttatgaccagacagaatcagatagatggccatcacggggcgctgttttgctcacTCTGATGCTTTCTCAGGTGAGATACTGTGCATTCAGCCTTTGcgaattgaaaaaaaaatatgaaaacacagagaaacTATATATAAAtgattttttatgtttatttcttttttttttttttgagaagtctggcttcccttggcatccatagAAGCAATGCAGCATAGCAATATGATGTCTTTGTACCATAGAACTAATATAATAATTCCAATAGTAATTACAATCAAGATGATTTCCTTTTGCAAGTGGTAATGAATGAGGCCGTAAATTATGTTCTACAGACCGTTGCATAGCCCCTACAGTTCCAACTCTCTGAGAGACTGACTGTTATCCACCACAGTGCATGGTAAAGGATACtcaaaatcatcatcatcatcatcatcttcctcttCATAATAATAGCACTCCTTCTTCAAGCAGCGGAAGCAGAACTCCTTTTGGCAGTGTGGACAGATGATATTGGAGCATCCCTCTCCAGTGTGAGTGAGGATGGCCTTACACTGAGGACAGGCCCTGAAGAAGGGGCATCCCTGGGCTGAACTGCATGGATCAACTATGACCTCTGGGGAGAGGAGGGCAGCCCTGAGGGCACAGCCTGGCAGAGGGCAGGAGAAATGGACCCCTTGACCCTCCAGGGTTCCTCCTGACTGGTGCCACTCTCTCCCACAGGCCCAGCAGAACTGGTAGACACGGCGCAGGGCCTCGGAGCAGCGCTGACACACAGCacactgacctttgacctttctgGCCCCAGCCTGGTGGCACCTGGGGCACTTCAGTGGGGTTGGCGGAACGGACTGGTGAggcggggaaagagagagacatatgtCATAAACCATTAGTTGTGAGATAAAGATGAACAACCTATTGATTCAATTGTCTGTAAATAGTGTGGGTCAATAAACATATCACATTTTGACGTGTGCACATAACACATAGCCATTG
This window harbors:
- the si:ch211-284e13.9 gene encoding E3 ubiquitin-protein ligase RNF144A, with protein sequence MSGSLLLAQSVPPTPLKCPRCHQAGARKVKGQCAVCQRCSEALRRVYQFCWACGREWHQSGGTLEGQGVHFSCPLPGCALRAALLSPEVIVDPCSSAQGCPFFRACPQCKAILTHTGEGCSNIICPHCQKEFCFRCLKKECYYYEEEDDDDDDDFEYPLPCTVVDNSQSLRELEL